In the genome of Magnolia sinica isolate HGM2019 chromosome 2, MsV1, whole genome shotgun sequence, one region contains:
- the LOC131227935 gene encoding UDP-glycosyltransferase 91C1-like gives MEEKGKLHIVMVPWLAFGHMIPYLELAKSLAQMGHRVSFLSTPRNIDRLPTVAHDLRPRINLVKLTPPPVDGLPEDAQSTVDVPLDHLPFILQLLDGLEGPLSSFLEDDPPPDWVIYDISVYWAPRVAAKYGIPTVFFAPFSAMTLSILGPPSVHLDLQPMTPEELTLTPPWVPFPTNVAFSYYGAEGIAKYIRRRQSSSGVTGGQRLGLTFQGSHVAAIRSCLEFEPEWILLLAELYQKPVFPIGLLSPHIPKIDNREHETWVDQEWLDTQKHESVVYVAFGSELQFNKEQMHELAIGLELSELPFFWAYRGDPSLLPLGFEERTKGRGVIRFGWAPQARLLAHTCIGCFLMHGGWGSSVEGLAFGKPLIMLPMIADQGLITRVMVGKKVGVEVPRNHEERKYARIGCFLMHGGWGSSVEGLAFGKPLIMLPMIADQGLITRVMVGKKVGVEVPRNERDGSFTQEGVAKSLKLVMGEDEGGSIRSNAREMMKIFADKEQHNQYIKDFADYLIEHRCRDCVPAPLA, from the exons atggaagaaaaaggaaagcttcACATCGTTATGGTGCCGTGGCTAGCTTTTGGCCACATGATCCCCTATCTAGAGCTAGCCAAGTCCTTAGCTCAAATGGGCCATCGTGTCTCCTTCCTCTCCACCCCCAGGAACATCGACAGGCTGCCAACTGTCGCTCATGATCTACGTCCCCGTATAAATCTAGTGAAGCTTACCCCACCTCCCGTCGATGGCCTACCTGAGGATGCTCAATCCACCGTCGATGTCCCACTTGATCACCTTCCTTTCATATTACAGCTGTTGGATGGACTAGAAGGACCCTTATCGTCGTTCCTCGAAGACGATCCACCACCAGATTGGGTAATCTACGACATAAGTGTTTACTGGGCCCCACGTGTGGCGGCTAAGTATGGGATACCGACCGTCTTCTTTGCACCGTTCAGCGCAATGACCCTTTCCATCTTGGGGCCTCCATCGGTGCATCTGGACCTTCAGCCAATGACGCCCGAGGAATTAACCCTGACACCTCCATGGGTTCCATTCCCTACTAACGTGGCTTTCTCATACTATGGAGCCGAAGGAATCGCAAAATACATTAGGAGACGTCAATCGAGTTCGGGTGTGACTGGAGGACAGAGGTTAGGACTCACATTCCAAGGATCTCATGTCGCCGCCATACGAAGCTGCCTGGAATTCGAACCTGAGTGGATCCTACTCCTTGCCGAGCTTTACCAGAAACCCGTTTTCCCGATAGGGTTGCTTTCGCCGCACATACCCAAAATCGACAATAGAGAACATGAAACGTGGGTGGATCAGGAGTGGCTTGATACACAAAAGCATGAGTCTGTAGTTTATGTTGCGTTTGGGAGTGAATTGCAATTCAATAAAGAACAAATGCATGAGTTAGCAATCGGGTTAGAGCTATCCGAGTTGCCCTTCTTTTGGGCATATAGGGGGGACCCCAGTCTGCTCCCATTAGGGTTCGAGGAGCGGACCAAAGGCCGTGGGGTCATTCGCTTTGGCTGGGCCCCACAGGCTAGGTTACTGGCGCACACTTGTATTGGGTGTTTcttgatgcatggtggatggggTTCTTCCGTCGAGGGTCTTGCTTTTGGGAAACCTCTCATCATGTTGCCTATGATAGCTGATCAAGGGCTGATCACGCGTGTGATGGTAGGAAAGAAGGTTGGAGTCGAGGTGCCCAGAaaccatgaggaaagaaa atacgcccgtaTTGGGTGTTTcttgatgcatggtggatggggTTCTTCCGTCGAGGGTCTTGCTTTTGGGAAACCTCTCATCATGTTGCCTATGATAGCTGATCAAGGGCTGATCACGCGTGTGATGGTAGGAAAGAAGGTTGGAGTCGAGGTGCCCAGGAATGAGAGAGACGGATCTTTCACGCAGGAGGGAGTTGCTAAATCTTTGAAGCTAGTGATGGGTGAGGATGAGGGTGGTTCCATCAGATCCAATGCTAGGGAGATGATGAAGATCTTTGCCGATAAGGAACAACACAATCAGTACATCAAGGACTTTGCGGATTACCTCATCGAGCATAGATGCCGAGACTGCGTCCCAGCTCCCTTGGCCTAA
- the LOC131230675 gene encoding UDP-glycosyltransferase 91C1-like: MAASSKLHIVMFPWLAFGHIIPYFELSKCLAQTGHLISFISTPRIIDSLPTVPQDLNINLVKLTPPHVNALPEDAQCTIDVPVRDIHRIKKLLDGLDEPFSTFLKDHPSVDWIVYDMFVYWAPGIADKFRIPSVFFCPSSAATLVFVGPPSAILSSDFPSLTAENLTVPPPWVPFPTTVAYRYHDAMHIVKGASGGDSGVTERYRLGITFQGCHVVAVRSSPEFEPEWMKLLGDIYQKPAFPVGLLSSSVHEINSCKNDTWVDQEWLDTQKQGSTVYVAFGSELRLSKEYVHELAFGLELSELPFFWAYRGDPCLLPDGFEDRTKCRGLIRTGWSPQARLLAHPSIGGFLMHGGWGSASECLAFGKPLIMLPFIGDQGLNVRLLEEKKVGIEVDRNDTDGSFTRDAVTKCLKMVMVDDEGAGIRASAREMKSIFGSKEKQDRYVEDFVNYLIEHRPKEGVRAPSD; the protein is encoded by the coding sequence ATGGCAGCCAGTAGCAAACTTCACATTGTTATGTTCCCATGGTTAGCTTTTGGTCACATCATCCCTTATTTTGAGCTATCCAAATGCTTAGCTCAAACAGGCCACCTTATCTCCTTCATCTCAACCCCACGTATCATCGACAGCCTTCCAACTGTCCCTCaagatttaaatataaatctagTAAAGCTTACCCCACCTCACGTAAATGCCCTCCCTGAAGATGCTCAATGCACCATTGATGTCCCCGTCCGTGACATCCACCGCATAAAAAAgctattggatggattggatgaacCCTTTTCTACGTTCCTCAAAGACCATCCATCCGTCGATTGGATAGTCTATGACATGTTTGTTTACTGGGCCCCAGGTATAGCTGACAAGTTCAGGATACCGTCCGTCTTCTTTTGTCCTTCCTCAGCAGCTACGCTGGTATTCGTCGGCCCTCCATCTGCAATATTAAGCAGCGATTTTCCATCTTTAACAGCGGAGAATTTAACAGTACCTCCTCCATGGGTTCCATTCCCTACAACGGTCGCCTACCGATACCATGATGCCATGCATATAGTAAAAGGCGCCAGTGGCGGAGACTCCGGTGTAACCGAAAGATACCGGTTAGGGATAACATTCCAAGGGTGCCATGTTGTAGCCGTACGGAGCTCTCCAGAATTCGAACCTGAATGGATGAAGCTCCTCGGTGATATTTACCAAAAACCGGCTTTTCCGGTAGGTTTATTGTCATCGTCGGTACATGAAATCAACAGTTGCAAGAATGACACGTGGGTGGACCAGGAGTGGTTGGACACACAAAAGCAAGGGTCCACGGTTTATGTTGCATTTGGGAGTGAGTTGCGACTCAGTAAAGAATACGTGCATGAGTTAGCTTTTGGGTTAGAGTTATCTGAGCTGCCTTTCTTTTGGGCTTATAGAGGGGACCCATGTCTACTTCCAGATGGGTTCGAGGATCGAACCAAGTGTCGTGGGTTAATCCGTACGGGTTGGTCTCCACAGGCTCGGCTCTTGGCTCATCCATCGATTGGGGGTTTCTTGATGCATGGTGGGTGGGGTTCGGCTAGCGAGTGTCTTGCTTTTGGGAAGCCGCTTATCATGTTGCCGTTTATCGGTGATCAAGGTCTGAATGTGAGGTTGCTGGAAGAGAAGAAGGTTGGAATTGAGGTGGACAGGAATGACACGGACGGTTCTTTTACACGGGATGCGGTTACTAAGTGTTTGAAGATGGTGATGGTAGATGATGAGGGTGCAGGCATCAGAGCCAGTGCTAGGGAGATGAAGAGTATCTTCGGTAGCAAGGAAAAGCAGGATCGGTACGTGGAGGACTTTGTGAATTACCTCATTGAACATAGACCCAAAGAGGGTGTGCGGGCCCCATCAGATTGA